In Halogeometricum sp. S1BR25-6, a single genomic region encodes these proteins:
- a CDS encoding aldo/keto reductase encodes MTTLDLPDVGYGTGGATKEDVVRALRVGYRHLDTAQMYENEADVGEAVAESDVDRDDIVLATKVRPENLAPEDVKRTAKESLDRLGVEKVEMLYVHWPTAAYDAEETLPALDELREEGLVDHVCLSNFTPALLDETREVLESPVAAHQVECHPLFPQEELRAYAEEHDHRLVAYVPLARGEIFDHPVVSEVAERRGASAAQVCLAWAVEKGVVPIPKGSGDHAADNLAATEVGLDRADLEKLDGIEERRRVVDPETAPWNRA; translated from the coding sequence ATGACGACACTCGACCTCCCCGATGTCGGGTACGGCACCGGCGGCGCGACGAAGGAGGACGTGGTCCGTGCGCTCCGCGTCGGCTACCGCCACCTCGACACGGCGCAGATGTACGAGAACGAGGCGGACGTCGGCGAGGCGGTGGCGGAGAGCGACGTCGACCGCGACGATATCGTCTTGGCGACGAAGGTTCGTCCCGAGAACCTCGCGCCGGAGGACGTGAAACGGACGGCCAAGGAGAGTCTGGACCGACTCGGCGTCGAGAAAGTGGAGATGCTGTACGTCCACTGGCCGACCGCGGCGTACGACGCCGAGGAGACGCTTCCGGCGCTCGACGAACTCCGCGAGGAGGGCCTCGTCGACCACGTCTGTCTCAGCAACTTCACGCCCGCACTGTTGGACGAGACGCGCGAGGTTCTGGAGTCGCCCGTCGCCGCCCACCAAGTGGAGTGTCACCCGCTCTTCCCGCAGGAGGAACTCCGCGCGTACGCGGAGGAGCACGACCACCGCCTCGTTGCCTACGTCCCCCTCGCGCGTGGCGAGATTTTCGACCACCCCGTCGTCTCCGAGGTGGCAGAGCGACGCGGCGCGTCCGCGGCGCAGGTGTGTCTCGCGTGGGCCGTCGAGAAGGGGGTCGTCCCCATCCCGAAGGGGTCGGGCGACCACGCCGCGGACAACCTCGCGGCGACCGAGGTGGGACTGGACCGAGCGGACCTCGAGAAGCTAGACGGAATCGAGGAGCGGCGGCGCGTCGTCGACCCGGAGACGGCGCCGTGGAACCGGGCGTAG
- a CDS encoding mechanosensitive ion channel family protein — protein sequence MLGPFTDAFAGLSAVEATAALLLVSVAAALALEFVVLRTARRYVVHTDSAYDDIVLSELRAPLVVTAALAGVLLLTQVPSVRASTVFPPATLDTFFGKPSVSVIVLVWAYAANRAVNRLVERVNEEGGRFDFAPVLSNVWTLVVLLGGAATLLYVWNIEITPLLGAAGVAGIAVGFAAKDTVANFFGGIALYFDDTYKLGDFIVLDDGTSGSVVKVGIRSTTLLTRDELMVTVPNSVLNAAKITNESAPQRRRRIRVPLSVAYGTELDGFEALAVDVAEAESLVLDSPKPRMRFRRFGDSALEYELLCWVSAPTRRRRAQHELNRALYAALNDAAIEIPFPKRDVTLTTTAAADVESTGRVSDPSGTDPEGDGRVATDGAGETGGADADVSPKR from the coding sequence GCGTTCGCGGGGCTCTCCGCGGTGGAGGCGACGGCCGCGCTCCTCCTCGTTTCGGTCGCCGCCGCCCTCGCCTTGGAGTTCGTCGTCCTCCGGACGGCCCGCCGCTACGTCGTCCACACCGACAGCGCCTACGACGACATCGTCCTCTCGGAACTGCGGGCGCCGCTGGTCGTCACCGCGGCCCTGGCGGGCGTCCTCCTCCTCACGCAGGTGCCGTCCGTGCGGGCGTCGACGGTGTTCCCGCCGGCGACGCTCGACACCTTCTTCGGCAAACCCTCGGTGTCGGTCATCGTCCTCGTCTGGGCGTACGCGGCCAACCGCGCGGTGAACCGACTGGTCGAACGCGTGAACGAGGAGGGCGGTCGGTTCGACTTCGCGCCCGTCCTCTCGAACGTCTGGACGCTGGTGGTCCTCCTCGGCGGCGCGGCCACGCTACTGTACGTCTGGAACATCGAGATAACGCCGCTGCTCGGCGCGGCGGGCGTCGCCGGAATCGCGGTGGGCTTCGCCGCGAAGGACACCGTCGCCAACTTTTTCGGGGGAATCGCGCTGTACTTCGACGACACGTACAAACTCGGCGACTTCATCGTCCTCGACGACGGCACCTCGGGGTCCGTCGTGAAGGTGGGCATCCGCTCGACGACGCTTCTCACCCGCGACGAACTGATGGTGACGGTGCCGAACTCCGTGCTCAACGCGGCGAAGATAACGAACGAGTCCGCCCCGCAGCGACGCCGACGCATCCGCGTCCCCCTCTCCGTCGCTTACGGCACCGAGTTGGACGGCTTCGAGGCGCTGGCCGTCGACGTGGCCGAGGCCGAGTCGCTCGTCCTCGACTCGCCGAAACCCCGGATGCGCTTCCGCCGGTTCGGCGACTCCGCCTTGGAGTACGAACTGCTCTGCTGGGTGAGCGCGCCCACCCGCCGCCGCCGCGCCCAGCACGAACTGAACCGCGCGCTGTACGCGGCGCTGAACGACGCCGCGATAGAGATTCCCTTCCCGAAGCGCGACGTGACGCTGACGACGACCGCCGCCGCGGACGTGGAGTCGACCGGGAGGGTGTCGGACCCGAGCGGCACCGACCCCGAGGGGGACGGGCGCGTGGCGACGGACGGCGCGGGCGAGACGGGCGGAGCGGACGCCGACGTCAGCCCGAAACGGTAA